A single window of Methylomarinum sp. Ch1-1 DNA harbors:
- a CDS encoding ABC transporter permease, whose translation MNNQLIKFLNITGLTWFVPVVRICQGDNPQQQIKALWMAIGIPTFAFIIFLLLWNSVAQQIQTSLGTLPGPVAVWTEVDSLMEDHYAEREKEVAFYERQRARNEKKLTQTPDANVKIRPYTGKPTYLDQIVTSLYTVFSGFFLATLVAVPLGILCGMSRVFNTALNPLIQVFKPVSPLAWLPIVTLIVSALYVSNDDSWFEKSFLTSAITVTLCSLWPTLINTAVGVSSIDQDLINVGKVLRLNYSTQIKKIILPSALPYIFTGMRLSLGVGWMVLIAAEMLAQNPGLGKFVWDEFQNGSSHSLGKIMVAVFTIGIIGFILDRIMHALQNVFSFGKAL comes from the coding sequence ATGAACAATCAATTGATCAAGTTTTTAAACATTACCGGCCTGACTTGGTTCGTGCCAGTAGTCAGGATTTGTCAGGGCGACAATCCGCAACAGCAAATCAAGGCCTTATGGATGGCGATCGGTATCCCGACATTCGCCTTCATCATTTTTCTGCTGCTGTGGAACAGCGTGGCGCAACAAATACAAACCAGCCTCGGAACGCTTCCCGGGCCGGTCGCGGTCTGGACCGAAGTCGATTCCTTAATGGAAGACCATTATGCCGAGCGGGAGAAAGAAGTCGCGTTTTATGAACGGCAACGTGCGCGTAACGAAAAAAAGCTGACCCAGACCCCTGATGCGAATGTCAAAATCCGCCCTTATACCGGCAAACCGACTTATCTGGATCAAATCGTCACCAGCTTGTATACCGTGTTTTCCGGCTTCTTCTTGGCAACGCTGGTTGCCGTGCCGCTAGGAATTCTCTGTGGAATGAGCCGTGTCTTCAATACCGCCTTGAATCCTTTGATTCAGGTTTTCAAGCCGGTCTCGCCGTTGGCTTGGTTACCCATCGTAACCCTAATCGTTAGTGCACTATATGTCAGCAATGACGACTCCTGGTTCGAAAAGAGCTTTCTGACCTCGGCGATTACCGTCACCCTGTGCTCATTGTGGCCGACACTGATCAATACGGCTGTCGGCGTGTCGTCGATCGACCAAGATCTGATCAATGTCGGGAAAGTATTGCGTTTGAATTACAGCACACAAATCAAAAAAATAATCTTGCCTTCCGCGCTGCCCTACATATTCACCGGCATGCGTTTGTCGCTGGGTGTCGGCTGGATGGTGCTGATCGCCGCCGAGATGCTGGCGCAAAACCCGGGCCTGGGCAAATTTGTTTGGGACGAATTTCAGAATGGCAGTTCGCATTCACTAGGCAAAATCATGGTAGCGGTATTCACGATCGGCATTATCGGTTTCATCCTCGATCGCATCATGCACGCGCTACAAAATGTTTTTTCTTTCGGTAAAGCACTCTAG
- the cas5c gene encoding type I-C CRISPR-associated protein Cas5c: MKNRISFRLWGRYALFTDPITKIGGEKCSYHLPTYEAIKGVLKSIYWKPTIIWYVDKVRVMKPLRTQTKGTKPLVWGGGNSLAIYTFLRDVEYQVEAHFEWNEHRPELAADRIDGKHYNIAKRMLEKGGRQDIFLGVRDCQGYIEPCEFGTGQGAYDDIDELGFGLMFHSFAYPDESGGDALHSQFWQATLKHGIVEFPRPEHCAISRLVRPMSVKPFGIGDNLQGVDDTEAEL, from the coding sequence ATGAAAAACCGCATCAGTTTTCGTTTATGGGGCCGTTACGCCCTGTTTACCGACCCCATCACCAAGATAGGCGGCGAGAAATGCTCCTATCATCTGCCGACCTACGAAGCCATCAAGGGCGTGCTCAAATCCATCTACTGGAAACCGACAATCATCTGGTATGTCGACAAAGTGCGGGTCATGAAGCCCTTGCGCACCCAAACCAAAGGCACCAAGCCGCTGGTCTGGGGCGGCGGTAATTCGCTGGCGATCTACACCTTTTTGCGCGATGTGGAATATCAGGTCGAAGCCCATTTCGAATGGAATGAGCATCGCCCGGAACTGGCCGCCGACCGCATCGACGGCAAGCATTACAATATTGCCAAACGCATGCTGGAAAAAGGCGGCCGCCAGGATATCTTTCTCGGCGTCCGCGATTGTCAGGGCTACATCGAACCGTGCGAATTCGGAACGGGACAAGGCGCCTACGACGACATCGACGAACTGGGTTTCGGCTTGATGTTTCACAGCTTCGCCTATCCCGACGAAAGCGGCGGCGACGCCCTGCATAGCCAGTTCTGGCAAGCCACGCTCAAACACGGCATTGTGGAATTTCCAAGACCGGAGCACTGCGCGATCAGCCGCTTGGTCAGGCCGATGAGCGTCAAACCGTTTGGCATCGGCGATAATCTGCAAGGAGTCGACGACACGGAGGCCGAGTTATGA
- a CDS encoding YcxB family protein, producing MFEIEYEFREQDLLHFNELRLENDQEMQKNIRKNRLFVPGIMLFIGLFYYVYYVDMLTTAYITILALVWGIVSPYIMKMDMRRQIINNYSEAEKKAMFGIHKLTIDQDYLIETSPGGTSKTPWSEMLRVDSLKEYVHIFIAIDAAIVIPKETVKSGDLKKFAKQAESMIERLG from the coding sequence ATGTTTGAAATTGAATACGAATTCCGGGAGCAGGATCTGCTGCATTTTAATGAGTTGAGACTGGAAAACGACCAGGAAATGCAGAAAAATATCCGAAAAAATCGCTTGTTTGTGCCTGGCATCATGTTGTTTATCGGCTTGTTCTACTATGTCTATTATGTCGATATGCTGACCACCGCTTATATCACGATATTGGCATTGGTATGGGGAATCGTCTCGCCCTATATCATGAAAATGGATATGCGCAGGCAGATCATAAACAACTACAGCGAAGCAGAAAAGAAAGCGATGTTCGGCATACACAAGCTGACCATCGATCAGGATTACCTGATCGAGACATCGCCCGGCGGCACCAGCAAGACTCCATGGTCGGAGATGCTCAGGGTCGATTCTTTGAAAGAATATGTGCATATTTTTATCGCCATCGATGCGGCGATCGTGATCCCTAAGGAAACGGTCAAATCGGGCGACTTGAAAAAATTCGCCAAACAAGCGGAAAGCATGATCGAGCGATTAGGCTGA
- the cas3 gene encoding CRISPR-associated helicase Cas3' — MDKINSYHIAHIRQSDREIQALSIHLGEVANISKHLAAKIDAAETGELVGLLHDFGKYSMAFQNYIRSATGMLDPDHDDGYIDAKAAKGKIDHSSAGAQWIWQALKKYGAAGQGKCCGQILALCVASHHSGLIDSLKPDGENGFLIRADKADEQTHLEECIRNGREILARAEALADKALVSKIVKRLQTLAAISPSKTIHTFNIGFWTRFLFSCLIDADRISSADFENPDNSTYRSREQTPWSVVIDRLEEHLQELSGRTSEATPIDAIRRRISDACRRRAAGSQGVYTLTVPTGGGKTLASLRFALHHARTHGLERIIYVIPYTSIIEQNAAAIRTIVEREGDRFPWVLEHHSNLEPETQTWHSKLAAENWDAPIVLTTMVQFLETLFGGGTRGVRRLHQLANSVIVFDEIQTLPIRCTHLFCNAINFLSTQTQTTALLCTATQPLLDKLQAPDKGQLSIPPQNELMDDPAALFKQLERVNICDLTRWPNGWSEQEIADLATDEFENQGNCLVIVNTKAWVQRLYQRCLETVDSDSLFHLSTSLCPAHRKDLFCTIRQRLDDGRPVLCISTQLIEAGVDIDFASVIRFLAGLDSIAQAAGRCNRNGRRSEATVRVVNPAEESIDLLPDIKIGRDKAQRLLSEIGDQDLLSIEAMTLYFSYYFYERTSEMDYPLKARQAARHDSLLNLLSTNDNNIGVTEPWQLRQSFKTAADNFKAIDAPTQAVIVPYNEEAEQLINNLCGLSTQFDAAAYRDFLRQAQKFSVNVFPQVWRTLVDQQAVHEIHPGEGVYYLDERHYSPDFGLSTDIVAKADSLIW, encoded by the coding sequence ATGGACAAAATAAATTCTTATCATATTGCTCATATTCGTCAGTCTGACCGGGAGATCCAAGCCTTATCGATTCACCTAGGCGAAGTTGCAAATATCAGTAAGCATCTGGCCGCCAAAATCGATGCGGCCGAGACTGGCGAATTGGTCGGCCTGTTACACGACTTCGGCAAATACAGTATGGCGTTTCAAAACTATATTCGTTCGGCAACCGGGATGCTTGATCCCGATCATGACGACGGTTATATCGACGCCAAAGCCGCGAAAGGCAAGATAGACCATTCGAGCGCCGGCGCTCAATGGATTTGGCAGGCCCTGAAAAAATACGGCGCGGCCGGCCAAGGCAAGTGTTGCGGGCAAATTCTTGCCTTGTGCGTCGCTTCTCATCACAGCGGCTTGATCGACAGCCTGAAACCGGATGGAGAGAATGGTTTTTTAATTCGCGCGGACAAAGCGGACGAACAAACCCATCTCGAAGAGTGCATACGAAATGGCCGCGAGATCTTGGCCAGGGCGGAAGCGCTGGCCGACAAAGCCTTGGTGTCGAAGATTGTCAAAAGGTTACAGACTCTGGCGGCAATCTCGCCGTCGAAGACGATACATACTTTCAATATCGGTTTTTGGACTCGGTTTCTGTTCAGTTGCCTGATCGATGCCGATCGCATCAGCAGCGCCGATTTCGAAAATCCCGATAATTCAACCTATCGCTCCCGCGAACAAACTCCATGGTCGGTCGTTATCGACAGGCTGGAAGAGCATTTGCAAGAGTTGTCCGGCCGAACCAGCGAGGCGACGCCGATAGACGCCATACGCCGGCGGATTTCCGATGCTTGCAGACGCCGGGCCGCCGGTTCACAAGGCGTTTACACCCTGACCGTGCCGACCGGCGGCGGCAAAACCCTGGCCAGCTTGCGTTTTGCGTTGCATCACGCCCGAACCCATGGTCTGGAACGCATTATTTATGTGATTCCCTATACCTCGATCATCGAGCAGAACGCCGCCGCCATTCGCACCATTGTCGAGCGCGAGGGAGATCGATTCCCTTGGGTGCTTGAACATCACAGCAACCTGGAGCCCGAGACCCAGACTTGGCACAGCAAGCTTGCCGCAGAAAATTGGGATGCGCCGATTGTGTTAACGACCATGGTGCAATTTCTGGAAACACTGTTCGGCGGTGGCACTCGCGGCGTGCGCCGTTTACATCAATTGGCGAACAGCGTGATTGTCTTCGACGAGATTCAAACCCTGCCGATTCGCTGTACGCATTTATTCTGCAATGCAATCAATTTCCTGAGTACGCAAACCCAAACCACGGCGTTATTGTGTACGGCGACTCAACCGTTGCTGGACAAACTGCAAGCGCCCGACAAAGGGCAATTGAGCATTCCACCGCAAAATGAACTGATGGACGACCCGGCGGCGCTGTTCAAGCAATTGGAACGGGTCAACATTTGCGACCTCACCCGTTGGCCGAACGGTTGGAGTGAACAGGAGATCGCCGATTTGGCGACTGACGAATTCGAAAACCAGGGAAACTGTCTGGTCATCGTCAACACCAAAGCCTGGGTGCAACGACTGTATCAACGCTGTCTCGAAACGGTGGACAGCGATAGTTTGTTTCATTTGAGCACAAGCCTGTGCCCGGCGCACCGGAAAGACCTGTTCTGCACAATCCGGCAACGCTTGGACGACGGGCGGCCGGTATTGTGCATCAGCACACAACTGATCGAAGCCGGCGTCGATATCGATTTCGCGTCGGTCATTCGGTTTCTTGCCGGCCTCGACTCCATCGCCCAGGCGGCGGGCCGATGCAACCGGAACGGCAGACGATCCGAAGCCACGGTTCGTGTCGTCAATCCGGCTGAAGAGTCCATCGACCTATTGCCGGACATAAAAATCGGCCGCGACAAGGCGCAACGCCTGTTGAGCGAGATCGGCGACCAAGACTTATTGTCGATAGAAGCGATGACGCTGTATTTCAGCTACTATTTCTACGAACGGACATCCGAAATGGATTATCCGCTCAAGGCGAGACAGGCAGCTAGGCATGACTCGTTGCTTAATCTACTGAGCACGAACGATAACAATATCGGCGTCACGGAACCCTGGCAATTGCGACAATCCTTCAAAACCGCCGCCGACAACTTCAAGGCTATCGACGCGCCGACGCAAGCCGTTATCGTTCCGTACAACGAAGAAGCCGAACAATTGATCAATAATTTATGCGGCCTGTCGACACAGTTCGACGCGGCCGCCTATCGCGATTTTTTGAGACAGGCGCAGAAGTTTAGTGTTAATGTATTCCCCCAGGTTTGGCGTACGCTGGTCGATCAACAAGCCGTACACGAAATTCATCCGGGCGAGGGCGTCTACTATTTGGACGAACGCCACTATAGCCCGGATTTCGGTTTGTCCACCGACATCGTCGCCAAAGCCGACTCCCTTATTTGGTAA
- a CDS encoding CmpA/NrtA family ABC transporter substrate-binding protein: MPGQVGAIDNLEKEELKFGFIKLTDMAPLAIAYEKGYFEDEGLYVQIEAQANWKVLLDRVINGELDGAHMLAGQPLGATIGFGTQAHIITAFSMDLNGNGITVANDIWQQMKQHVPMEGGKPVHPIKASALKPVVDQYKSEGKPFNMGMVFPVSTHNYELRYWLAAGGIKPGYYAPPQDISGQINADALLSVTPPPQMPATLEAGTIYGYCVGEPWNQQAVFKGIGVPVVTDYEIWKDNPEKVFGVSKAWADRYPNTHLAVVKALIRAAMWLDADNNKNRPEAVKILSDSAYVGADYDVIANSMTGTFEYEKGDKRPLPDFNVFFRYNATYPYYSDAIWYLTQMRRWGQINEHKPDSWYMEVAKKVYRPDIYMAAAKELIAEGKAKNSDFPADDESGFKPPQGEFIDGIVYDGSKPNEYLAKFAIGLKGKQRVVDGKVVE; the protein is encoded by the coding sequence ATGCCCGGACAAGTCGGCGCGATTGATAACCTCGAGAAGGAGGAGCTTAAATTCGGCTTCATCAAACTGACCGACATGGCGCCGTTGGCCATCGCCTATGAAAAGGGTTATTTCGAGGACGAAGGTCTGTATGTGCAGATCGAGGCGCAGGCTAACTGGAAGGTATTGCTGGACCGGGTCATCAACGGCGAGTTGGACGGCGCCCATATGTTGGCCGGCCAACCGTTAGGGGCGACCATCGGCTTCGGCACCCAGGCTCATATCATTACCGCCTTCAGCATGGATTTGAACGGAAACGGCATCACGGTCGCCAATGATATCTGGCAACAAATGAAACAACATGTGCCGATGGAAGGAGGTAAACCGGTCCATCCGATCAAGGCCAGCGCCTTGAAGCCTGTGGTCGATCAATACAAGTCCGAAGGCAAGCCTTTCAATATGGGCATGGTGTTTCCGGTTTCGACGCATAACTACGAGTTGCGCTACTGGTTGGCGGCGGGCGGCATAAAACCCGGTTATTATGCGCCGCCCCAGGATATCAGCGGCCAGATCAACGCCGATGCCCTGCTGTCGGTCACTCCGCCGCCGCAAATGCCGGCTACCCTGGAAGCCGGAACGATTTATGGCTACTGCGTCGGCGAACCGTGGAATCAACAAGCCGTATTCAAGGGCATCGGCGTTCCGGTCGTAACCGACTATGAAATCTGGAAGGACAACCCGGAAAAAGTTTTCGGTGTCAGCAAAGCCTGGGCCGATCGGTATCCCAACACGCACCTGGCAGTGGTCAAGGCCCTTATCCGGGCGGCAATGTGGCTAGATGCGGACAACAACAAGAATCGTCCGGAAGCGGTCAAAATCTTATCCGACAGCGCCTATGTCGGGGCCGATTACGACGTGATCGCCAACAGCATGACCGGCACCTTCGAATACGAGAAAGGCGATAAACGCCCGCTCCCCGATTTCAACGTCTTCTTTCGCTACAACGCAACCTATCCCTACTACAGCGATGCGATCTGGTATTTGACCCAAATGCGCCGTTGGGGACAAATCAACGAACACAAACCCGACAGTTGGTACATGGAGGTCGCGAAAAAAGTCTATCGTCCCGACATCTACATGGCCGCGGCTAAGGAATTGATCGCCGAGGGCAAGGCCAAGAACAGCGATTTCCCCGCCGACGATGAAAGCGGTTTCAAACCACCGCAAGGCGAATTTATCGACGGCATCGTCTATGACGGCAGTAAACCGAACGAGTATTTGGCCAAGTTCGCCATCGGCCTGAAAGGCAAACAAAGGGTTGTCGACGGCAAAGTGGTCGAGTAA
- a CDS encoding alginate export family protein, with the protein MTLPEKKTLPRFALSKPGVATLFISLAATQSVNAGIDQTIEEALRFGQKNPQYYGQIKFDLNYRYEYADTDDTEPEPAHANTFRLRLGYLTPEILGVQAFAEYENLLAAQNDYRGGGVYGDPNHHVVADPADRHELNRLWITYKGIPDTVIKGGRQRIKIDDDRFIGNVGWRQMEQTYDAVLVTNDSIQDLTINAGYIGRIKNIFSLTDNIDAPIVNINYRMGNLGNAIGYGYWLDYRDDPANAPKSSQTYGVRFIGSPKLTQDISLHYTAEYSYQQDYGSNKADFSRDRYHIMGGISVAGITVKGAMEQLDGRDGGVFSTPLGTNHAFQGWADRFLNAALYPNGVRDVNATAATSIAGAKLMFVYHNFKDDTSNFSYGNEYDFLITKKFGKHYALLAKYAYYDGDDDAPGGFKNDTQKLWLQANVSF; encoded by the coding sequence ATGACTCTGCCTGAAAAAAAAACCCTCCCCAGATTCGCTTTGAGCAAGCCAGGCGTCGCGACGCTGTTTATTTCATTAGCCGCAACTCAATCCGTCAACGCCGGCATCGATCAGACGATCGAGGAGGCATTGCGGTTTGGCCAGAAGAATCCGCAATATTATGGTCAAATTAAATTTGACCTCAATTATCGCTATGAATACGCCGACACCGATGACACGGAGCCGGAGCCCGCCCATGCAAATACCTTTCGGCTGCGCCTGGGCTACCTGACGCCCGAAATTCTCGGCGTTCAAGCGTTTGCCGAATATGAAAACCTACTCGCCGCGCAAAACGATTACCGGGGCGGCGGCGTATACGGAGACCCCAATCATCATGTTGTGGCCGACCCCGCCGACCGCCATGAACTGAATCGTTTATGGATAACTTACAAGGGAATTCCGGATACTGTCATCAAAGGTGGAAGGCAACGGATCAAGATCGATGACGACCGCTTTATCGGTAACGTGGGCTGGCGACAAATGGAACAAACCTATGATGCGGTACTCGTAACGAATGATTCCATCCAAGACCTAACAATCAACGCGGGTTACATCGGCCGAATCAAAAATATTTTCTCATTGACCGACAATATCGATGCCCCTATCGTCAACATCAATTACCGAATGGGTAACCTCGGCAACGCGATAGGCTATGGCTATTGGCTGGATTATCGCGATGACCCGGCCAACGCCCCGAAATCCAGCCAAACCTATGGCGTTCGTTTCATCGGCTCGCCGAAATTGACCCAGGACATCAGCCTGCATTACACGGCTGAATATAGTTATCAGCAGGACTACGGCAGCAACAAGGCCGATTTTTCTCGGGACCGTTACCATATCATGGGAGGCATCAGCGTAGCGGGTATCACCGTCAAAGGCGCCATGGAACAACTGGATGGCCGAGATGGAGGCGTATTCTCGACGCCGCTAGGCACCAATCATGCCTTCCAGGGCTGGGCGGACCGTTTTCTAAATGCCGCCCTCTATCCCAACGGCGTACGCGACGTCAATGCCACCGCGGCGACTTCGATTGCAGGCGCCAAGCTAATGTTCGTTTACCATAACTTCAAGGACGACACGAGTAATTTTAGCTATGGCAATGAATATGACTTTCTGATCACAAAAAAATTTGGCAAGCATTATGCGTTGCTGGCCAAATACGCTTATTACGACGGAGATGATGACGCGCCGGGCGGCTTCAAAAATGATACGCAAAAATTGTGGCTGCAGGCTAATGTCTCGTTTTGA
- a CDS encoding ABC transporter ATP-binding protein, which yields MAAAQHLLTEELRKHKAIEQKPSPALIELKNVSKSYGEGAEYSPILQDINLKIQEGEFVAIVGFSGSGKTTLISLIAGLITADQGQVLKADQSITGPAPDRGVVFQNYSLMPWLTVYENVALAVDQIYRDWNKEKRNAHTKKYINMVNLGSAMEKRPAELSGGMRQRVNVARALAANPEVLLLDEPLSALDALTRGNLQDEILHLWDKEKKTVILITNDVDEAIYMADRVIPLTPGPAATFGSHFPVDIERPRDRAALNHDENFKRLRADITRYLMDIGAQQSEQADSDRVVLPDVRPNTSNDWKLDISALKPAQKDVGKPRYVEFSQLSKIYPTADGNSTVKVVDGFDLKMKKGEFISIIGHSGCGKSTVLTMTAGLNEISEGGIVLDNKEIDGAGPDRGVVFQSPSLFPWLTAFENVALGVEKVYPHAQQSERDDIVEYYLTRVGLGDSLFKKAADMSNGMRQRVGIARAFALSPKLLLLDEPFGMLDSLTRWELQEVLMEVWERTHVTAIMVTHDVDEAILLADRVVMMTNGPMAKIGKIESIDLPRPRTRKALLQHPDYYRYRESLLTFLNECDHRH from the coding sequence ATGGCAGCAGCGCAACATTTATTGACCGAAGAATTACGGAAGCATAAGGCAATCGAACAAAAACCCTCTCCAGCCTTGATCGAACTCAAGAATGTTTCCAAGTCTTACGGCGAGGGCGCCGAATACAGTCCGATTCTCCAGGATATCAATCTGAAAATCCAGGAAGGGGAATTTGTCGCCATCGTCGGTTTCTCCGGCAGCGGTAAAACGACGCTGATTTCGTTGATAGCCGGTCTGATTACGGCCGATCAAGGCCAGGTACTGAAAGCCGATCAATCGATCACCGGCCCCGCTCCCGATCGTGGCGTGGTGTTTCAGAATTATTCCCTGATGCCTTGGCTGACCGTCTATGAAAACGTCGCCTTGGCCGTCGATCAAATTTACCGGGACTGGAACAAGGAAAAACGCAACGCGCATACGAAAAAATACATCAACATGGTTAACCTGGGTTCGGCCATGGAAAAACGTCCGGCCGAACTGTCCGGCGGCATGAGACAACGGGTCAATGTGGCCCGTGCGCTGGCGGCCAATCCCGAAGTTTTATTATTGGATGAGCCGCTGAGCGCTCTGGATGCATTGACCCGGGGTAATTTGCAGGATGAAATCCTGCATCTCTGGGATAAAGAGAAAAAAACCGTCATTCTGATCACCAACGATGTCGACGAGGCAATTTATATGGCGGACCGGGTCATTCCGCTCACTCCCGGACCGGCAGCCACCTTCGGATCACACTTTCCTGTCGACATCGAAAGGCCCCGCGACCGGGCGGCATTGAATCACGACGAAAACTTCAAACGCCTGCGCGCCGACATTACCCGTTATCTGATGGATATCGGCGCACAACAATCTGAGCAAGCCGATAGCGACCGCGTGGTTCTGCCGGATGTGCGTCCCAACACCAGCAATGATTGGAAACTGGATATCTCGGCGTTGAAGCCGGCGCAAAAGGATGTCGGAAAACCACGCTATGTTGAATTTTCCCAGTTATCGAAAATATATCCGACGGCCGACGGCAATAGCACCGTTAAGGTGGTAGACGGCTTTGACCTGAAAATGAAAAAAGGGGAATTCATTTCCATCATCGGTCACTCGGGCTGCGGTAAATCGACCGTGTTGACGATGACGGCTGGGCTGAACGAAATATCCGAAGGCGGCATCGTTCTGGACAACAAGGAAATCGATGGCGCCGGCCCCGATCGGGGCGTGGTCTTTCAGTCACCCAGCTTGTTCCCTTGGCTGACGGCGTTTGAGAACGTCGCGCTTGGCGTGGAAAAAGTCTATCCCCATGCCCAACAATCGGAACGCGACGATATCGTCGAATATTATCTGACTCGTGTTGGTTTGGGCGACTCCTTGTTCAAAAAAGCGGCGGATATGTCCAACGGTATGCGACAACGGGTCGGAATCGCCCGCGCCTTCGCCCTGTCGCCCAAGCTGTTATTGCTGGACGAGCCATTTGGCATGCTGGACTCGTTGACCCGCTGGGAACTACAGGAAGTATTGATGGAAGTATGGGAAAGAACCCATGTCACCGCAATCATGGTGACGCATGATGTCGATGAAGCGATCTTGCTGGCCGATCGGGTCGTGATGATGACCAATGGCCCCATGGCCAAAATCGGTAAGATCGAATCAATCGATTTGCCGCGTCCCAGAACTCGTAAGGCCTTGCTGCAACATCCCGATTATTACCGCTATCGCGAGAGTTTATTGACCTTTTTGAATGAGTGCGATCACCGCCATTAG